DNA sequence from the Perca fluviatilis chromosome 4, GENO_Pfluv_1.0, whole genome shotgun sequence genome:
ccccccagaagcttttttcacctgggtcgaacattgggagcgttagcgtagcgtagagtagagttatcagctgaatagcttagcgcagaggctaatggatccgaagtgtctcttaacattaccccactaatagtaccaaaatgataccaaacgtctacagtagtacaaataggttatgcactcataaaacgatggattgtaaaatttgtaagtacaccagaagtttatgtaaataacacttgcctgctggcttctgctctctgctgttgttgctgctgctgttactaccgggcagtaagagtgcttagggacatctacaaattacaacacagaaaagagatgcaacaaaactatttattaatttaatgattaaataaggtaatgtctccaaacttacatcaattattacttgtctcctgctagttatactacagcacttactttaaaaaataagttaaattaaaaatatttttgttgcatctcttttggtgtagtaatttgtagatgtccctaagcacttcgtcttacagcagcaacaacaacagcagagagcagaagcagcaggcaagtgttatttacataaacttctggtgtaccttacaaactttccaatccatgcGTTTTATGAGTGAAAAAACTAgctatactagtgtagacctttgatTATCGTTTCGGTGGTAATGGGTAATGATAAGAAACTGCCGATCCATTAACCTCGCGCTAAATACTCAGCGGCTAACCGCCTACTCTATGAACTCCCAATGTTAAATTTAGGTGAAAAATTTGGGGGGGGGTTTCCCCCcctcatggtgcaaaggacttCTAGgctcgaaccatcactttaacattaggaattaaacctaaacagctaatggaagtccaaactgcctgtgagcttctcctgtactatacggtaattcctctactgtgtgacagtaagtctcgtggttatgacccaatcgttagcctattgttataaaagcgtctgctacggagccataacgtgagatacaaggtaatggagccttttatacattgttgtgtttctttagaaataaacaacggacaaatagagtctttaaacgcttcagatgtaaagttattcgctgtcaaagtgacgtcagaatgaatgggagtcaatgggatgctaacggcaggTTGCTAacgtgcttgttagcatcaaaatggcgccataagAGGTAGGTGTTGTGGAGAGAAGCTTTTACCCCCTTGATATTAACCTCCATATCCTGTTCCCTCCatccttccagatggttctgcTGTTTCCGAGGCCGTGCCCTTCTCCATGTTGGCCCACAACGTGGTGTTGGCGACCGGGACGCACGATATCCCGGCGCGCCTAGGCGTGGAGGGCGAGTCCCTGCCCTACGTCTGCCACTCCTTCTGGGAGCTGGAGGCCGCCATCTCTCGCGGCGAGCTCGACCAATCGTCAGACCCCGTGCTGGTGGTGGGGGCGGGGCTCACGGCGGCCGACGCGGTACTGGCCGCCCACCATCTCAACACGCCGGTTTACCACGCCTTCAGACGCTCGGTCACCGACCCAGGCCTCATCTTCAACCAGCTGCCCAAGCTGCTCTACCCAGAGTACCAcaaggtagggctgggcaatatatcgataatatatcaatatcgtgatacgagactagatatcgtcttagattttggatatcgtagtatggcataagtgtcttttcctggttttaaagtgcccatattatgaaaaaaacactttttctggtgatttggggtgttcttttgtgtctctggtgcttccacacacatacacactttgaaaaaaatccatccatggtgttctgagtgagatacggtttctgaatgtgtcctgccttcagtctcctggtgagctggtcaacatcggctcggactgtgacgtcacagtccgaaatgagctggctaaccacaaccgttagctcgtagcgttagccggctaatgctagcgttagccggctaacgctagcatgctacgtcgttctcaatagcaaagcactgctacaacacatacaagttcaccataatcaaaagttggagaaacagcctttcttttactgtctctagagttagctagctgacacgctctacatctgagctactgagcatgtgcgagtgcaatcaaagatagtacagaagaagaagatgaaaagaggtctcactctgtagctaaaacagaaaccaggtgaaaagaggatctgcagcagtgagagagagctgtgcagtacaacaacaatatggtgttttttgaaaattaaaccatgtaaacctattctggtacaaccttaaaatacagttatgaacctgaaaatgagcagaatatggggcGCTTTAATGGCtgtgttacagtaaagtgatgtcattgtctgaacttaccagactgttctagctgttctgttatttgccttttccccacgtAGACATTATGcccacattactggtgattatttatctaaaatctaagtgtgaagatatttttgttaaagcacctattgtcaaccctagaatatcgccacaatatcgatatcgaggtatttggtcaagaatatcgtgatatctgattttctcccctatcgcccagccctagcacAAGGTGAGGAGGAGGGATGCTAACAGTTAACCACAGAACTGTTGACCCACAATAACAATTTTGACCGATTTTAATACTATCAGTAAAACcgttaaaaacaatattattaaaattagaaataaaaattttaaatttttaaataattttgttATTGAAAGAGGTTTTTATTGCATTATAAAGATAAAAATAGGCTATACAATCTAGTCAGTAcactgctaatgtgcactgaccaATTACTGCTGTAGTCCCACTTTTCGATGGTTAGTATtgtcttactgggacacttgatggaactgagccatcgttaaggttatcaatgtcagctgtgcttttcctactatgacaagtcaacatgtctgctgtgagaaaggTCCATTGAACCTAGCCTGGAtaccagccgaacttagccccgcccacaacatttgaggtcgggataGTTCGCTCTGGTTGGAGCATAGCTGTGcggaccaatcagagtgtctgctgtgagaaaggTCCATCGGACCGATGGATAATTCGactaatcactttttttccggCTTTGTTGCGACAAAAGCATGACCTTTTTCAGGCGGTCAGGGTTCAATATGGAGTTACTATCTAATATCTAGGGCTGtgttcgattgaagaaattctgagtcgactaacactcattcaactgtaccaactaatcgattagttgatttaatcgacagattaaaTCTGAATTACTCCGCAcagagtcatgcaaaaggatgcatatattAAATAAGATAAcgcctcctttgcatatttaaacacatttcagaaaacgtgtaatacaacaaataactgccttaatgaaaggaatcaaagtaggtttcacgGTGATACCTGTTAGGTcaaatgtcaacccttaattcttgtgtttaccagagatctgctcgtacgtttcttggaaataagtcattcagcatgaaaacagcatcagacatgactaatggactaaagagatctaagttgactaagaccaaaaccaccgattagtcgactaatcgaccaatagggagcagccctagtgaTATCTAGCGTCACTGTGTCCACGTTCGGACACTTATTGGCCAGCGTTCTATCAAAATATCTgttcaaatacaaatataaaagatctattaatgttttcagttaattcAATGGTGTAAAACTAAAGTGTAGCTTCCTACCTTTCTAACGGTATAAAGTTTTAACTGTTTACTTTAGTTTTTACTTTACAAGAGCCGGCTAAAGTACGCTATCTCCGGTGAATTAGCCAATCAGTGCTGTCAAAACTACCGGATCTTACTTCCGTCCATCACAATAAAATGACACGCTTCTACAACTCTGAACTATGCAATAAAAGCTCCTTAATTTCCAGTACAGTAAAAATAGAAACTTTTAAGTGGAAAAGATCGTGGCCCGAGCGTTATTACTTCTCTTCCTCATCAAAGTAACTTTCATATACTAATTAGACATCTAAATGTCCACGTACACATAGGAAAATTCATACGTAGATTGTTAGATGGGTATGGATCAATTCTGCTAACATTTTTGGTGAAGCTCGGAAACTCGGAAGTACCGCGAAAAGACCGGAAGGTGCGTCAGGTCGGAATATGGCCAATAGCAGCGAGCGGTGTCCGAACGTGGACACAGTGACGCTAATGTACTCGTTTCTCATCTTTGGCCTCTAGGTTCACCAGATGATGACTCAGCAGCAGTACCAGCCAAGCCCTCCACCGCAGGACCACGCCCAGAACCTCCATGACcactcctccccttcctccctccctccctcctcttcctcttccaccTCTTCACCCCCTTCCTCCTACCCAGGGTACCTGAGCTTCCCTCGCTACAGGGTGGTGGCGCTCCGACCGGACCGGAAGTGCGTTCTGGAGTCGGACTCTGGCCAGCGGACGGTGGTCCAGATCTCAAAGGCGCTGGTTCTGATCGGCGCCCACCCCAACCTCTCCTTTCTGGGCGACAATGGCCGTTCGCTTGGCGTCAACCCCGACGAGCCAATCACGTGCCGGAGGAACCCGATCGAAGTGGACCCGTTCACGAACAAGGTGGTTGCGGCAGACGGGCCGGGCATGTACGCCATGGGGCCGCTCGTCGGCGAGAACTTCGTCAGGTTCCTGAAAGGAGGAGCGCTGGCTATCGCTAGCGATCTCGCCAAGACACAGGGGGTGGGGGGAAGGGAGTTAACCACAGACAGATGGGTGGACAGACAGGCGACCACGCAGACAGAAGCAGAGGCTTGCGTTGGGGATTCGTAGCAGGTTTGGGGAAGGATGGAGTGGACCGGTCTGATCCGAGCTCATCGAATGAGACAAAACAGGAACTGCTGCAAAGAAAAAAGGTTTTCCAGATATGTAGGGAAATCAAAGGCGCTGCTAAGTTGTTTTGAGGTGTGAAAACGGCCAAGAAATGGGCTTTAGGACTGGAAATGCACTGGTTTGGATGGGTCTCATCTCTTAGTAAATCTACTGTAGATTTGGTTGGGCAAAAAGAAGCCTTCAGATCTGAAAATCCTGAAAAGCAGCTTTAAAAAAGTTGTGCTCCTACAGAAATACAGGGCAGTCGTATGTAAGTTGGAGTTAAAATGAGAAGAAGACAGTGAAGTGAAGGGTTCGTAATGCATTTGGGTCATCCCTGTCAAAGCATAAAGCTTAAAATGTACAACTTTACCAACTACAAGTTGTTCTGGAAGGCCGTAAACTCCACCATCAGCTTATGTGTACTATCCAATACTGGATTTTAGAGGCTGATACCAATATCTGCATATCGATATATTGGCAGATATTGTTTTTCTGTTAACGTTCTGGATGACGATCACTTGAATTTGGGTGACATGTACTTAACAAGACAATTTACAGTCACAAAATGTCAGTGCCCTCTGGTGGTCAAACAATGCCAACACCCTTTTATAATGACCTTGTACATATCTgccaaatatttggcttttCTGTAAAGCAGTTTCTCATATGTCGATATGTCTTCGATAAGCTAGAATCAGTTGATTATACTGGCTGTAGTTGTAGCTTTCATGAACAACTGGCAAACAACTGGTTTATGGTAAATACTGTACATCCATATCATGTTTTTAAAGGACTGTTTAACATGTCCAGGCTGATACAACCAAACATATGAGTTCATAACCTGTAAATATGACTTTATTCCTAACTTTACGAGTTAATGAGGACCAACACAAACAGAGATGGAAGAGGAGATCTGAAAAAGGGTGGAAAGAAGGAATCTTGAgagaatattaaaaaaagaaaagctgaatCCAAGTGTACGGACTCCACCGCAGTTGTAGACTCGAAGACTTTGCGGGCAGCGTTCCCCGGGAAGTCTGCGAGTGCTGAGGGCTCTCCAAATCCTCAATTCATCCCGTCCACAAAGGGGCCTCCAGCAGACTTTGTGCAGATTTCCAGAGAGTCTGCTTGGGGTGCAGACTTCACCGATTTAATGTGACGTTGTAGATTTTACAATTGTGAAACAGAATTGAGACCTGTGAACACATCACAGTACATACGGTTAAAGTCCCCAAGTGTGGAGTGGAGGGTGGACATTTGGATTCAGCCAAAGACAAGAATGATACATATATTCTGGTCTGGTTTACTGCTGGAGAGTCTCAGGACTGCAGCACAGAGAGGGGGAAGAGCTGGCAGGTACAGTGAATGAAAACAGggaatgttgtttaaaaaatgaaagagaGCAGACAGTTAaagaccagtgaagtcaattaagcactttcccggtgctggctgagcgttactgagcagcctccagctgagcttgaagacgtagatgtgacgtgagcaacctgtctgaaagtgtgaagtcttctggtagctgtgccgagagaaatctcaatcattcccaatcttacagagacggagagcgtgagTAGGAGCTGTCCATGAGCGTAGGAGCAAaatgttgctgaaatattttgttccgatGCTTTCATGGCCTCTCTACGGGCTTCTCCCTTGACTGTATGATGCCTCCACGTCCCCCTGattgcctgtgagcttctcctgtactatacggtaattcctctactgtgtgacagtaagtctcgtggttatgacccaatcattagcctattgttataaaagcgtctgctacggagccataacgtgaggtacaaggtaatggagtcttttatacattgtcgtgtttctttagaaataaacaacggacaaatagagtctttaaacgcttcagatgtaaagttattctctgtcaaagtggcgccaaaatgaatgggagtcaatgggatgctaacgggaagtgatggcttgttagcctagagtctccccataggaggtacgctttctgGATGCTTGCTTACCCCCCTTGGTTGCAGCAGGGcagacactttaaaaaaaaaaacttgagaccgactcaacttttggaggAATGCAACCCTGCGTCACGCTGCGCTGGCCAGTCATGTGACTTGTCGGTGTGTTTTGAGCTATGGTTTAAGGCGGTTTGAGAGAACAGAAACTGCCTCTTAAGTTTTAAACGCTATGAGGGTACACAAAAATGAAACATTAGCACTGAACTTGccgggagtttgtgtaacagcttcctgcaacaacaaagcactcgctACGTCTCGCTCGCCTCTTCTCTCTCGCTGTGAAATAAGGCTGCCTTCGAGTGCTGTCGGAAACGCCGAAATCTGTAAAAAGATCGGGCGGGAAACGGTAATTGTGAactataaagtctacttgtgctctGTTGGGTTGGtttaactcttgtgttgtcttcccattgaccatgaacttgttgtccttttGAAATTGCTTTTTCCGATGCCTTTGATGCTTTcttttaaaacgtttttgtcacttatttcaacgttgttttttttattcatggtcaataaacctaattgaTATGACATTATTCCTATTTTTGGAgttaaaacaaagcagaaattgtgaattattttgactaatagttaagaacagaggatgttgagtggatcacagactggttaatgtcaaagtttagtctgttttgaaaccatttaaaaccatttaaccattttaaatgctataaaattgaataaaacacccaaaatgctCAGAAAGTAATCATTCTTACCTGCGAAGAActtggatgcatggatgtatatGTTGTATGGGTCCCATACAACGTACGTGCATGAATCCAAGTTATTTTTGgtcaatttggttgaaagaaacccaaatttctgatgtaaaaAACTTTGTAAATgtgacaacacgagggttaagaccccaacaggacgtcacacaaatgggccgtttGATTGACACTCCCTAAATGCTTCTTTCTGTATATCGTTCcccatgtttgtgttttgtgtatattaTGGGTTTTATGAATCTATGGTGCtttattttttcacatgctACTGTACCTACCTGATATCTTTTGATTATGAAAAGGTCTTATACTtcacaaaacaaaagcaaaacctTTATATTGTTTAAATTCCTCTTCTTGAAAATGTTGTAACTGATCCAAATACTTAGTTTTTGCACCAGGTTGATGTTTACATTAAGGATTGACCTCCAGAAGGGTTTAAAGTGCTTTTCTACTTAACAGGACGACTGCCAAACTACAGCAGTCGTCAACGCAATATAGCCCTTATACATCCATGTATTACAAGatcaatttggggattttattaATCTATCAGATCACTCATTGATTTTAATTGTAGAACCGATTATATTAACCAAgcttttaacagttttatttgtctgtttttttcatgggatttgttcaCAACAAGTAAAATATAGTATTTGTCTGCTATTTTATGGCAAATACCAAATTTAATAATAGctaaaagctacaaaaatgtgAGTGAGACATGTActattgtatactgtatatgaaacaTGGATGATTGATTGACTAATTGTATGGTCTATACAGTAAAAATCACCATTAAATCATCGatcgattaattaattaattgtttcaGCTTTATAGGCCGATGTCACACTTCCTGCTCCCCGAACGCAGAGTAGGGAATCAGAACTTCCGGTCAACAGTCCCTTTCTCCATGAGGATTTAGATTATCAGACAtgatgtctaaaccatcccataatgtctaaaccatcccataatgtctaaactaTCCGAGGCAGACTGGCCCCGAGCTGCATGGTTGTGAAACGaaggtttctgctcctgtagaagccagaagtccgtatgaaatcaaacaaaaacagGTTTTATCCGCGATTTTATCGAgaaaaactacactacccacaaccCTAAGCGTATCAgcaacgtctctgattggtccaactcgcTGTCACCATAGAAACGTTTACCGTACCCGCGAAACCGCGAACGGCTAGAGCGAGCTGCTACCGTTGAAGTCTCTGATAGTTTCTGTACACGGTCTCGgaccttttgccttttttttgctgttttcacaatgtttgttactttgagagagtgtgtgtgtgtgtgtgtgtgtgtgtgtgtgtgtgtgt
Encoded proteins:
- the osgn1 gene encoding oxidative stress induced growth inhibitor 1, whose amino-acid sequence is MDLHDKEIIPGEILPVVIIGNGPSGICLSYLLSGYTPYLSPEASHPNPLLHSKLGEQPHLSLLEQDLEYLCEGLEGRSSNPVAVLFDSLLLPDSDFGLDHTSPLEWRYEPERAIPHLVLGKGPPGGAWHAMEGSMLTLSLANWMELPGLKLKDWMREKRRNVRNDRATPAEIASYYQHYVSQMSLEQSFACGTTVTSVTRQPGNQEGAPPCWRVSGLQHREGEELADGSAVSEAVPFSMLAHNVVLATGTHDIPARLGVEGESLPYVCHSFWELEAAISRGELDQSSDPVLVVGAGLTAADAVLAAHHLNTPVYHAFRRSVTDPGLIFNQLPKLLYPEYHKVHQMMTQQQYQPSPPPQDHAQNLHDHSSPSSLPPSSSSSTSSPPSSYPGYLSFPRYRVVALRPDRKCVLESDSGQRTVVQISKALVLIGAHPNLSFLGDNGRSLGVNPDEPITCRRNPIEVDPFTNKVVAADGPGMYAMGPLVGENFVRFLKGGALAIASDLAKTQGVGGRELTTDRWVDRQATTQTEAEACVGDS